From the genome of Sulfuricurvum sp. IAE1:
AGACGAATCAGCTCTCTTTGGGCTGTTCGGTGACGAGCCACTGCAGGTAGCGGATCGACCAGTCTAGGTCTTCGAGGGCCGCATCGACCGCTTCAAGAGGCTGATCGAGGTGTTGCTTGAGTTCTTTAAGGCGCTGCTTGAGATACTGCGCCATGCTGTAATAGGCGTTCAGCGACGTATCGTCCTGCGCTTTGATGATAAGCTCTTCGAGGGTGTTGACGAGTTGCTGCTCGTTGGGGAAAATGTTCCCCGCTTTGCGAATCGTACGCTGCACCTTTTGCAGATGCGCCATATCGACTTTGAAATTTTCAGGATTGGCGGACATCAATTCCCTCTCGACCCCGGTTTGATCGCCTCGCTTCCATCGGCACACAGCGGGCAGTTTTCAGGGGCGTACATTTCGAAATCGAAATCGGCCAGCGCGAAAAGGGGCTTGTTCTCGGGCAGGGAGCAGTTCGGTTTCCGCTCAAGCGGACTGCCGCTGCGTTTGCAGAAGCCGCGGTTGGCCAGAGCGGCGAATCCGACGACCTCTCCACCGAGCGCTTCGATCGCCTTGGCCGCTTCCATCGCTGAACCGCCGGTCGTGATAATGTCCTCGCAGATGAGGACTTTTTCGCCCGGAGTGATTTCGAACCCGCGTCGGATCTGCATCTCGCCGTTTACCCGCTCGGCGAAGATAGAGCGCTTGTCCAGCGCCGTGGCGAGGGCGAACCCGGCGATCAGGCCGCCGAGTGCGGGTGCGCAGACCGTATCGATCGCGATTCCGTCGTTGCGGATGACGTCGGCAAGGGCATCGGCGAGGAGCTTCGCCGTTTTTGGGTCTTCGAGTACTTTCGCCGATTGGAGGTAATACTGCGAATGGTTCCCCGAACTGAGCTTGAAGTGCCCTTCGAGCATCGCGTCGGCATCG
Proteins encoded in this window:
- the pyrE gene encoding orotate phosphoribosyltransferase, with translation MDVKQIYLDADAMLEGHFKLSSGNHSQYYLQSAKVLEDPKTAKLLADALADVIRNDGIAIDTVCAPALGGLIAGFALATALDKRSIFAERVNGEMQIRRGFEITPGEKVLICEDIITTGGSAMEAAKAIEALGGEVVGFAALANRGFCKRSGSPLERKPNCSLPENKPLFALADFDFEMYAPENCPLCADGSEAIKPGSRGN